The DNA region CCGTTAGAGTATAATTTTTAAAAATTCCATTTATACTTGCCCTGGATTTTTTGTTGTTAGATGGATTGAATAGGACATCTAATCGATGGCCTTGCATGCTAAGTAGATCTGTGCCAAGTTGTTCTGTAATGCCTTTGCGAATATCTATTATGGCCACATCAATTCTTATGGCCTGCTGCGAGACATCCAGCTGTTCGATGAGATTGCCAAGCAATTCCATGTCCTGTTTTTTTGCTTTTACGATGACAGCATTTAGCCTGGAATCATAGGTTATGAATATATCTTTCCAGGTTTTTTCATTTTTTATACCACTATCGCCGCTGTTTTTATTTTCAGTGGCAGCGGGTTTTTCATTGCTTTTATTATCCTTTTTAGATTTATCGTCATCGGGTTTGAAATAATTGCAGTTATCCGTTAAATCTTTAACAGCTGTGGCCTTGTGTGGATTTTTTTTATCGGTGGTCATGCCAATGTTTGTATCGCCTATGGCTCCTGGACTGTTATAAAGTATGGCCTGTAACATGGTGGCGACTCCGGGAATGGTCACAGTCCCACCCTTGTAATTGAACGACATATCGTAGGCCCAGGCATTTTTGAGACGAAATGATTTTATATCATAGACATCGGTCATGCGTTCGACGATTATTTTGGCCGATAGATCTGAGATCACTTCCATCAGTTTTGGTGGCCCACTTACTACCAATATGCCGGATTTTTCCATGGGTCTGAACGAAAAGTTCGAACTGGAAAATCCTAACTGCTCCATGACCTTTGCCAGAGACCGCATTTCATCAGGACTCATTTTCCACACTTTGGACATAATTTCGTTGCCCTTATATACATACAAAATGCTGCCATCGAAGAACCATACCAGTCCATAGGCCTGGGTCATGTCATGCCAGAACTGTTTTGGAGCTACGTTGCTAAATTTGCCATTTACTATGTCGTTTACTTTTTCACTCACCACGATATCGATTCCTTGCATGGAGCAGAAGCTTTTTATCAATTCGCTCAGGTCCTGATCTTTGGAGAAGTGATAATAATTCGAATCTTTCCAAGGAATGCCATCGTCCGATGATTGGATTGGAGAGACTATTATGCCATAATCATCTTGGATAGTGCTTTTTATCGTGCTACAATTCAATGACTTTCTGTCATTGTGTTTTTCTGATTTTTTGGCAGATGTTTTTGGAGTTGCTTCTGTGGATTTGTCAATGGCTACATTTGAAACGCCACTTTTTGGTGTTGCTTTATCCGGGGTAGATTGACCATCGGATGCTTTAGTGGCGTTTGGGGTTGCCGCTGCATTGTTAATTTTTAAAGAAGAAGCGCTTGCGTCTGACAAGAAGCATATTATAAAAAAATATATCAATGGGGTTCTCATATTTGTTACCTTAGGAAATTTAGTAATTGCATGGATTGTCCGACCATGGGTGGAGGATTGCCAATGGTTGCATCGGACCAAAAAGATAGATTTGCCACAAAGGATTCTGCTTCCAGAATTATTCCATAATCGTCCATATCTCGTAGTTCAAGTTTGCGTGTGATCATCAATCTTCGCTGAGGTACATCGATGGAGAGAGTGTCATTGTTATCTTTTATCCTACCGAAATTCCATTGAAGAATTTTTTTTAAAACCGATTCAGATTGTTTATTGTTATCGATGGTTACTCCGGCAATACCATTGAATACAATGGTACTGCTTCCCGCTTTATATACCTTGAGCTCAATGGCTTTATCAAGTACAATTTCATATACACCGCCAATTTCAGTTTCCCAATCTTCGACTCTAAAAAACTCCGATAGGACACCTATTGCATCACCCCACTCCATACGCCAACGGCAATTCTGTAATTTATAACGAAATATGCAAGCATTCATTGCGTTAAGATTTAAAACCTGGGGTTAAATTAATTCATTCATATATCAAAAAAATTCTTGACATATCTTCTTGCCATGCAATGAGTTCCATATTTATGCGATTTTCTTTGGAGTGTTTTGTTTGATTTTTCAGCCTAATTGGCTATAATCGCAGACGAAATGGATGGAATTATGAGATCAAAAATATTTTCAACTTTTATGTTTAGTGCTTTGTCAAGCTTTATTTATCTGGAGGCTGGAGTAAGTTATTCGGTGGATAAAAAATGTCTATTGGCAGATGATAGCGAGACTGGTAGGTTCAATGATATGATGGAATTTGATGATATCCAAGATGTGCAGTCCTTGAGTAATGAAGGGCCGGATACGCTGTGTGCGAAGATTAATAATTCGTCTACGGATGAGATCATTGATATTATATTGGAATGTGTTAGAACTAACAATGGGCTTTATCTTAGTTATGTGCTGCATTATCCATCGGACGAAACTATGCATGCTCTTATCCAAAGGCTTAGTGACGACGAGATTATTGATATATTTGGTTTAGTTATAGCCGCTGAGCGACATTGGGAAATTCGACGCATTATGTTGTTATTAAACAA from Puniceicoccales bacterium includes:
- a CDS encoding CesT family type III secretion system chaperone, which produces MEWGDAIGVLSEFFRVEDWETEIGGVYEIVLDKAIELKVYKAGSSTIVFNGIAGVTIDNNKQSESVLKKILQWNFGRIKDNNDTLSIDVPQRRLMITRKLELRDMDDYGIILEAESFVANLSFWSDATIGNPPPMVGQSMQLLNFLR